A window of Polaribacter litorisediminis contains these coding sequences:
- a CDS encoding D-2-hydroxyacid dehydrogenase, with product MRILVNDGISQSGIDALEKEGFEVMNTKVAQNQLENYMNEHHIDAIIVAGRTQVRQELIEACPSLKLIGMAGIDMDAIDVDYAIDNGLQVINTSGALSSAVAELVFSHLFGMVRFLHSSNREMPLEGDSRFAELKKAYAQGTELRGKTLGIIGFGKVGQEVAKIAIGIGMNVLATDEVVESTAITLDFFNGQKAIFNIDTIDKEELFKEADFITLHVPEQEEFLITATDFNKMKDGVGIINTAKGGVINEVDLIKAIKEGKVQFAGLDVFDTQPTPAVQVLMNPEISLTPNIGASTKEAQDRIGLELATQIITLLK from the coding sequence ATGAGAATATTAGTAAACGACGGAATTTCACAAAGCGGAATTGACGCTTTAGAAAAAGAAGGATTTGAAGTAATGAACACAAAAGTTGCTCAAAATCAGTTAGAAAATTATATGAATGAACATCATATTGATGCAATTATAGTTGCGGGAAGAACCCAAGTACGCCAAGAATTAATTGAGGCTTGTCCGAGTTTAAAATTAATTGGTATGGCTGGGATTGATATGGATGCTATTGATGTCGATTATGCCATTGACAATGGTTTGCAAGTCATCAACACATCTGGCGCTTTGTCTAGCGCTGTGGCAGAGTTGGTTTTTTCTCATTTATTCGGAATGGTAAGATTTCTGCATTCCTCTAACAGAGAAATGCCTTTAGAAGGGGATTCTCGTTTTGCTGAATTAAAAAAGGCATATGCTCAAGGAACAGAATTAAGAGGAAAAACACTGGGAATTATTGGTTTTGGAAAAGTAGGACAAGAAGTTGCAAAAATTGCTATTGGCATCGGAATGAATGTTTTAGCAACAGATGAAGTTGTAGAAAGTACTGCTATTACTTTAGATTTTTTTAACGGTCAAAAAGCAATTTTTAACATTGATACAATTGATAAAGAAGAACTTTTTAAAGAAGCAGATTTTATTACTTTACATGTTCCAGAACAAGAAGAATTTTTAATTACTGCAACAGATTTCAATAAAATGAAAGATGGTGTTGGTATTATAAATACAGCAAAAGGTGGGGTTATTAATGAAGTAGATTTGATAAAAGCTATTAAAGAAGGCAAAGTACAATTCGCTGGTTTAGACGTCTTTGACACACAGCCAACACCTGCAGTGCAAGTTTTAATGAATCCAGAAATTTCTTTAACACCAAACATTGGGGCATCCACAAAAGAAGCACAAGACAGAATTGGTTTAGAGTTAGCAACGCAAATAATTACTTTATTAAAGTAA
- a CDS encoding metal-dependent hydrolase has protein sequence MDSLTQIVLGAAVGEAVLGRKIGNKAMLYGAIAGTIPDLDVISSFFTDTVTALEMHRGFTHSIFFSVVFAPIFAFIVSRYERYKNIKDWSWLFFWAFLTHSILDAQTTWGTQLFWPLDIRLAFKNIFVVDPLYTIPFLVFLILAMRQKKEAKKRRVYNNLGLFVSSSYLILTLFLKWFAYQNFSQELKNQNIHYKAFTVKPTPLNTILWTANVETENSFLIGYNSFFDKNPIQFSRYPKNHHLLGDLANHPKIKRMIKISKGFYTINELNNVLYFNDLRFGVLSIQTNAKNFVFKYAIELDEEGTPFFMEETKEKQEGKKLLSDLWIRIKGN, from the coding sequence TTGGATTCATTAACTCAAATTGTTTTAGGTGCCGCTGTTGGCGAAGCTGTTCTCGGTAGAAAAATTGGCAACAAAGCCATGCTATATGGTGCCATTGCAGGTACAATTCCGGATTTAGATGTCATATCCTCATTTTTTACAGATACAGTTACTGCATTAGAAATGCACCGAGGTTTTACCCACTCTATTTTTTTCTCGGTTGTTTTTGCACCCATTTTTGCTTTCATTGTAAGTAGATACGAGCGTTATAAAAACATAAAAGATTGGTCTTGGCTTTTCTTTTGGGCATTTTTAACACATTCTATTTTAGATGCACAAACAACTTGGGGAACACAACTTTTTTGGCCTTTAGATATTAGATTAGCTTTTAAAAATATTTTTGTAGTTGATCCTTTATATACAATTCCCTTTTTAGTTTTTTTAATTTTAGCAATGCGTCAAAAAAAGGAAGCGAAAAAAAGACGTGTTTATAATAATTTAGGGCTATTTGTTAGCAGTAGTTATTTGATACTTACTTTATTTTTAAAGTGGTTTGCGTATCAAAATTTTAGTCAAGAACTTAAAAACCAAAATATCCATTATAAAGCATTTACAGTAAAACCAACGCCTCTAAATACTATTCTGTGGACTGCAAATGTAGAAACCGAAAATTCTTTTTTAATCGGATATAATTCTTTTTTTGATAAAAATCCGATTCAATTTTCTAGGTATCCAAAAAATCATCATTTATTGGGCGATTTAGCGAATCATCCAAAAATAAAAAGAATGATTAAAATTTCTAAAGGTTTTTACACCATTAATGAGCTAAATAACGTTTTATATTTTAATGATTTACGATTTGGTGTTTTAAGCATTCAAACGAATGCCAAAAATTTTGTTTTTAAATATGCAATTGAGTTAGATGAAGAAGGAACACCCTTTTTTATGGAGGAGACTAAAGAAAAACAAGAAGGTAAAAAATTATTATCCGATTTATGGATTAGAATTAAAGGAAATTGA
- a CDS encoding SDR family oxidoreductase gives MNCLLTGGGGIVGSHILFEWIRKAIVEQSVNHLFVIIRDSAKPAKQRLLDILQDPSRPAFLNQFTLKECLQKVTLIAGNLSDINKKTIENYSFDTVIHCAGSTSLLHTNDSKEKVHTENYLITKHLLEQLPQAVNRFIYISTAYSFGIQKEKVDEQIENYQVSTFRNPYEESKYKSEIFVKKTCKLKKIHCQILRPSIICGRLIEFPLYETPKFDVFYSLAMFLAKYAHKSKDNFRVWIDKKSGLNIVPVDFVAKAILYAFLNPTIKELNIINPKQILHTDYVENYLDYFKINSFEYVEDKPKNLNAFEQLYYKTIGFIFEKYVSVPDLQFEPAQILKLINSLKLAKNLGVHDNFMKLIHFSVEKEFKKSY, from the coding sequence ATGAATTGTTTACTGACAGGTGGTGGCGGAATTGTAGGAAGTCATATACTTTTTGAATGGATTCGAAAAGCCATTGTTGAGCAATCTGTAAATCATCTTTTTGTCATTATAAGAGATAGCGCCAAACCTGCAAAGCAACGTTTACTCGATATTTTACAAGATCCATCTCGCCCAGCATTTTTAAATCAATTTACCTTAAAGGAGTGTTTGCAAAAAGTTACTTTAATCGCTGGTAACTTATCTGACATCAACAAAAAAACAATAGAAAACTATAGTTTTGACACTGTTATACACTGTGCAGGGTCTACAAGTTTGTTACACACCAACGATTCTAAAGAAAAAGTGCACACAGAAAATTACTTGATTACCAAACATCTTTTAGAACAATTACCCCAAGCGGTTAATCGTTTTATTTATATCAGCACTGCATATTCTTTTGGTATTCAAAAAGAAAAGGTCGATGAACAAATTGAAAATTACCAAGTTTCTACTTTTAGAAATCCTTATGAGGAATCGAAATATAAAAGTGAAATCTTTGTAAAGAAAACATGTAAACTTAAAAAGATACATTGTCAAATTTTAAGACCTAGTATTATTTGTGGTCGGTTGATAGAATTTCCTTTGTATGAAACTCCAAAATTTGATGTTTTTTATTCATTAGCGATGTTTCTAGCAAAATATGCACACAAATCAAAAGATAATTTTAGAGTTTGGATAGATAAAAAAAGTGGTTTAAATATTGTTCCTGTAGATTTTGTTGCAAAAGCGATTTTATATGCTTTTTTAAACCCCACTATCAAGGAACTTAATATTATAAATCCTAAACAAATATTGCATACGGATTATGTAGAGAATTATTTAGACTATTTTAAAATCAATTCTTTTGAATATGTGGAGGATAAACCAAAAAATCTTAATGCTTTTGAGCAATTATATTATAAAACCATTGGATTTATTTTCGAAAAATATGTTTCTGTTCCAGATTTACAGTTTGAGCCCGCGCAAATATTAAAGCTAATCAACTCATTAAAGTTAGCGAAAAATCTAGGAGTTCATGACAACTTTATGAAACTGATTCATTTTTCAGTGGAAAAGGAATTTAAAAAAAGTTATTAA
- a CDS encoding DUF1015 domain-containing protein, with translation MAIVHPFKAVRPSRDKVALVSSKSYEAYTPAQLGAKLDFNPYTFLHIVNPDYKFLQEVSTERRFQLVHNRYQDFKRNNIFVKDKVPAFYIYERTNIHNTFCGIIGATSIADYLNGYVKKHEGTIHKREQLFEKYLKIIGFNAEPVLLTFKDDKTLTEIINQEKEKRPEYEFSTTDKNLHKLWLVTNENINQKIINAFAKIDALYIADGHHRTASSALLAKELASENKNHNGSEDYNFFMSYLIPESQLKISEFNRFVKDLNGLSVAEFLEKLSSSFTIKNRGQQVYFPDKKHHFSMYLNGEFYSLYLKENIYNFTDCLSKLDAEILYRTILNPILGIKDLTNNDRIGHSDNKKDIVSIKTKVDLGLYTVGFSLNPVTIKEMKEISDANLKMPPKTTYIQPKLRSGLTMYEF, from the coding sequence ATGGCCATTGTACACCCCTTTAAAGCCGTTAGACCCAGCAGAGATAAAGTTGCTTTGGTGTCTTCAAAATCATATGAAGCATATACTCCTGCGCAATTAGGTGCTAAATTAGATTTTAATCCGTATACTTTTTTACATATTGTAAATCCTGATTATAAATTTTTACAAGAGGTTTCTACAGAAAGACGATTTCAATTAGTACACAATAGATATCAAGATTTTAAAAGAAATAATATTTTTGTAAAAGATAAAGTTCCTGCATTTTATATTTATGAAAGAACGAACATACATAACACTTTTTGCGGAATTATTGGTGCCACCAGTATTGCAGATTATCTAAATGGCTATGTTAAAAAACACGAAGGCACTATCCATAAAAGAGAGCAACTTTTTGAAAAATATTTAAAAATAATAGGTTTTAATGCCGAACCTGTTTTATTAACTTTTAAGGATGATAAAACATTAACAGAAATTATCAACCAAGAAAAAGAGAAAAGACCAGAATATGAGTTTTCTACAACCGATAAAAATTTACATAAACTTTGGTTGGTTACGAATGAAAATATCAATCAGAAAATAATAAACGCTTTTGCAAAAATTGACGCTTTATATATTGCGGATGGTCATCACAGAACGGCTTCTTCTGCTTTGTTAGCTAAGGAGTTAGCATCAGAAAACAAAAATCATAATGGTAGTGAAGATTATAACTTCTTTATGAGTTATTTGATTCCTGAATCTCAATTAAAAATCTCTGAATTTAACCGTTTTGTAAAAGATTTAAACGGATTGTCGGTGGCTGAATTTTTAGAGAAATTAAGCAGTTCTTTCACTATTAAAAATCGAGGACAACAAGTTTACTTTCCTGATAAAAAACATCATTTTAGTATGTATTTAAATGGTGAATTTTATTCACTATATTTAAAGGAAAATATTTATAATTTCACAGATTGTTTAAGTAAATTAGATGCTGAAATTTTATACAGAACAATTTTAAATCCTATATTGGGCATAAAAGATCTTACAAATAATGACAGAATTGGTCATTCTGATAATAAAAAAGACATCGTTTCTATAAAAACAAAGGTTGATTTAGGTTTGTATACCGTTGGTTTTAGTTTGAATCCGGTCACCATTAAAGAAATGAAAGAAATTTCGGATGCTAATTTAAAAATGCCTCCAAAAACAACTTATATTCAACCTAAGTTAAGAAGTGGTTTAACGATGTATGAGTTTTGA
- the serC gene encoding 3-phosphoserine/phosphohydroxythreonine transaminase, which translates to MKKHNFSAGPCILPQEVLQKASEAILNFNNDNLSLIEISHRSKSFVAVMEKARSLALELLGLENKGYKALFLQGGASLEFLMVAYNLLNKKAAYLNTGTWSDKAVQEAKAFGEIVEVASSKDKGFTYIPKKYSIPEDVDYFHCTSNNTVAGTQMKSFPETNVPLVCDMSSDIFSRQLDFEKFDLIYAGAQKNMGPAGTTLVIIKEDILGKVERHIPSMLNYQIHIDKDSMFNTPAVFAVYVSMLTLQWLKDLGGIPFIEEVNNKKAELLYNEIDRNPLFKGIVAKEDRSTMNATFVLTDVNLTKKFDNMWQEAGISGLHGHRSVGGYRASMYNALPLYSVQVLVDVMQSLS; encoded by the coding sequence ATGAAAAAACATAATTTTAGTGCGGGCCCTTGCATTTTACCGCAAGAAGTTTTGCAAAAAGCTTCGGAAGCAATCCTGAATTTTAATAATGATAACTTGTCTTTGATAGAAATTTCTCATAGAAGTAAATCATTTGTTGCTGTCATGGAAAAGGCACGATCTTTAGCGTTAGAATTGTTAGGTTTAGAAAACAAAGGCTACAAAGCGTTATTTTTACAAGGTGGTGCTAGTTTAGAATTTTTAATGGTTGCCTATAATTTATTAAACAAAAAAGCAGCCTATTTAAATACCGGAACATGGTCTGACAAAGCGGTTCAAGAAGCAAAAGCATTTGGGGAAATTGTAGAAGTTGCATCTTCAAAAGACAAAGGTTTTACTTATATTCCTAAAAAATATTCAATTCCTGAAGATGTAGATTATTTTCACTGTACTAGTAATAATACCGTGGCGGGTACACAAATGAAGTCATTTCCAGAAACAAATGTTCCTTTGGTTTGTGATATGAGTTCAGATATTTTTTCTCGTCAATTAGATTTTGAAAAATTCGACTTAATTTATGCCGGTGCGCAAAAAAATATGGGGCCTGCGGGCACCACGTTGGTTATTATTAAAGAAGACATTTTAGGAAAAGTAGAAAGACATATTCCATCAATGCTCAATTATCAAATTCATATTGATAAAGATAGTATGTTTAACACGCCCGCTGTTTTTGCCGTTTATGTTTCTATGTTAACATTGCAATGGTTAAAAGATTTGGGGGGCATTCCTTTTATTGAGGAAGTAAACAACAAAAAAGCCGAACTTTTATACAATGAAATTGATAGAAATCCTCTTTTTAAAGGAATTGTAGCCAAAGAAGATAGAAGTACTATGAATGCAACTTTTGTTTTAACCGATGTAAATTTGACTAAAAAATTCGACAACATGTGGCAAGAAGCAGGAATTAGTGGTTTACATGGTCATAGAAGTGTTGGGGGTTATAGAGCCAGTATGTATAATGCTTTGCCATTATATAGCGTTCAGGTTTTAGTTGATGTGATGCAAAGCCTCTCCTAA
- the gcvT gene encoding glycine cleavage system aminomethyltransferase GcvT: protein MKNIALHHVHENLGAKIVPFAGYNMPVSYEGVTAEHLTVRESVGVFDVSHMGEFLVSGENALALIQKVTSNDASKLAIGDAQYSCFPNEENGIVDDLICYRIKEHQYLLVVNASNIEKDWNWISKYNSAFKADLKDLSDDYSLLAIQGPKAVEAMQSLSSLDLADIPFYKFKVGDFAGIEHVIISATGYTGSGGFEIYCKNSEVEQIWNKVFEAGADFGIKPIGLAARDTLRLEMGYCLYGNDIDDTTSPIEAGLGWITKFTKDFVNADALAKQKAEKPERRLVAFELNERGIPRQGYDIVDGNGNVIGNVTSGTMSPNLGKGIGMGYVPTSFAKLGTQIYIQVRKKAIPATIVKLPFYKG from the coding sequence ATGAAAAATATAGCATTACATCACGTTCACGAAAATTTAGGAGCAAAAATAGTGCCTTTTGCCGGTTATAATATGCCGGTATCTTATGAAGGTGTTACCGCAGAACATCTTACTGTTAGGGAATCTGTAGGAGTTTTTGATGTAAGTCATATGGGAGAGTTTTTAGTTTCTGGAGAAAATGCTTTGGCATTGATTCAAAAAGTAACCTCTAATGATGCTTCTAAATTGGCAATTGGTGATGCTCAATATAGCTGTTTCCCAAATGAGGAAAATGGAATCGTAGATGATTTAATCTGTTACCGCATAAAAGAGCATCAATATTTATTGGTCGTAAATGCATCAAATATTGAAAAAGATTGGAATTGGATTTCTAAATATAATTCAGCATTTAAAGCTGACTTAAAAGATTTGTCAGACGATTATTCTTTATTAGCCATTCAAGGGCCAAAAGCAGTTGAGGCAATGCAGTCTTTATCTTCTTTAGACTTAGCAGACATTCCTTTTTATAAATTTAAGGTTGGTGATTTTGCAGGAATTGAGCATGTTATTATTTCGGCAACTGGATATACAGGTTCTGGAGGATTTGAGATTTATTGTAAAAATTCTGAAGTTGAACAGATTTGGAATAAAGTATTTGAGGCAGGAGCAGATTTTGGTATCAAGCCAATTGGTTTAGCCGCAAGAGATACTTTGCGTTTAGAAATGGGGTATTGTTTGTATGGAAATGATATTGATGATACTACTTCTCCCATTGAAGCAGGTCTAGGATGGATTACAAAATTTACGAAAGATTTTGTAAATGCTGATGCTTTAGCAAAACAAAAAGCAGAAAAACCTGAAAGAAGATTGGTTGCTTTTGAGCTAAATGAAAGAGGCATACCAAGACAAGGGTACGACATTGTAGACGGTAATGGAAATGTCATCGGTAACGTAACTTCTGGAACCATGAGTCCTAATTTAGGAAAAGGGATTGGTATGGGATATGTACCTACTTCCTTTGCAAAATTAGGAACTCAAATTTACATTCAAGTTCGTAAAAAAGCGATTCCCGCAACAATTGTGAAATTACCATTTTATAAAGGATAA
- a CDS encoding 4Fe-4S binding protein: MAIIITDECINCGACEPECPNTAIYEGAEDWKYADGTDLSGKAVLPNGKSVDADEDQEPVSDEIYFIVADKCTECVGFHEEPQCAAVCPVDCCVPDDNNVETQEELIAKQKFMHHE, translated from the coding sequence ATGGCAATTATAATAACAGATGAGTGCATAAATTGTGGAGCATGTGAACCAGAATGTCCGAATACAGCAATTTACGAAGGCGCTGAAGATTGGAAATATGCCGATGGAACTGATTTATCTGGAAAAGCAGTATTACCAAACGGTAAATCTGTAGATGCAGATGAAGATCAAGAGCCTGTTTCGGATGAGATTTATTTTATTGTGGCAGATAAATGTACAGAATGTGTAGGTTTTCATGAAGAACCACAATGTGCCGCAGTGTGTCCTGTAGATTGTTGTGTACCAGATGATAACAATGTAGAAACTCAAGAAGAGTTAATAGCAAAACAGAAGTTTATGCATCATGAATAA
- a CDS encoding acyl-CoA reductase has translation MSSIQNRIKAFVKLGAFLSQFSNDKIEKVDAIEHNEIFFDGFLHQIKLAQEKNSWFTKDNILFSLESWSKALTENNLNSFAKDFYAQDIASKKVAIIMAGNIPLVGFHDFLSVLISGHSVLVKQSSNDQHLLPFLAKYLEFVEESFQGKITLTQEKLSDFDAVIATGSNNTARYFEYYFKGKPNIIRKNRNSVAVITGKETEDDFIKLSKDIFQYFGLGCRSVSKLYVPKGFNFDLFFTGLYVKKEIINNAKYANNYDYNKAVYLMSEFDLLENGFLMIKEDESYSSPIATIFYEYYENEVDLKIKLYQDKDKIQCIVAKDFIENEVGFGQTQHPALTDYADDVNTLAFLSTI, from the coding sequence ATGAGTAGTATTCAAAATAGAATTAAAGCATTCGTGAAGTTGGGTGCCTTTTTAAGTCAGTTTTCAAACGATAAAATTGAAAAAGTTGATGCGATTGAGCATAATGAAATCTTTTTTGACGGTTTTTTACATCAGATAAAATTAGCCCAAGAAAAAAACTCTTGGTTTACGAAAGATAATATTTTATTTTCTTTAGAAAGTTGGAGTAAAGCACTTACAGAAAACAACTTAAATAGCTTTGCAAAAGATTTTTATGCGCAAGATATAGCCTCTAAAAAAGTTGCCATTATTATGGCTGGGAACATTCCTTTGGTGGGCTTTCATGATTTTTTATCCGTTTTAATCTCTGGGCATTCCGTTTTGGTAAAACAATCCTCTAATGATCAACATTTACTTCCTTTTTTAGCGAAATATTTAGAATTTGTTGAAGAAAGTTTTCAAGGAAAAATAACACTAACTCAAGAAAAATTATCAGATTTTGATGCGGTAATTGCAACAGGAAGTAATAATACGGCTCGTTATTTTGAGTATTATTTTAAAGGAAAACCGAATATCATCAGAAAAAACAGAAATTCCGTTGCTGTCATTACAGGAAAAGAAACCGAAGATGATTTTATAAAACTATCAAAAGATATTTTTCAGTATTTTGGATTAGGCTGCAGAAGTGTTTCTAAATTGTATGTTCCGAAAGGATTTAATTTTGATCTTTTTTTTACAGGATTATATGTGAAAAAAGAAATTATCAACAATGCAAAGTATGCCAACAATTATGATTACAACAAGGCAGTTTATTTAATGAGCGAGTTTGATTTGTTAGAAAATGGTTTTTTAATGATCAAGGAAGATGAGAGTTACTCCTCTCCTATTGCAACCATTTTTTATGAGTATTATGAGAATGAAGTAGATTTAAAAATAAAACTATATCAAGATAAAGATAAAATACAATGCATCGTTGCTAAAGATTTTATTGAAAACGAAGTTGGTTTTGGACAAACACAACATCCAGCGTTAACGGACTATGCAGATGATGTAAATACTTTAGCGTTTTTATCAACCATTTAA
- the ychF gene encoding redox-regulated ATPase YchF produces MKAGIVGLPNVGKSTLFNCLSNAKAQSANFPFCTIEPNLGVVNVPDKRIEKLEELVNPERVMPATVEIVDIAGLVKGASKGEGLGNQFLANIRETDAILHVVRCFDNDNIIHVDVSIDPVRDKETIDIELQLKDLETVEKRLERVKRTAKTGNKEAQAELVVLLKIEETLLKGVSVRTLEFTEKEMEFVQPLQFITAKPVLYVCNVDENSAVSGNDYVDQIKEAVKDENAEVIVLAVGTEADITELDDYEERQMFLADIGLEEAGVARLIRSAYKLLNLQTYFTAGVKEVRAWTIPIGATAPQAAGVIHTDFEKGFIRAETIAYNDYVTYGSEAKVKEAGKMKVEGKDYIVKDGDVMHFRFNV; encoded by the coding sequence ATGAAAGCTGGAATTGTAGGATTACCAAACGTAGGAAAATCGACTTTATTTAACTGTTTATCGAACGCAAAAGCGCAAAGTGCTAATTTTCCTTTTTGTACCATAGAACCGAATTTAGGCGTTGTAAATGTGCCAGATAAAAGAATTGAAAAATTAGAAGAATTGGTAAATCCAGAACGTGTAATGCCTGCAACTGTAGAGATCGTAGATATTGCTGGTTTGGTAAAAGGCGCTAGTAAAGGTGAGGGTTTAGGAAACCAATTTTTGGCAAATATTAGAGAAACAGATGCTATTTTGCATGTTGTGCGTTGTTTTGATAACGATAATATTATTCATGTTGATGTGTCTATAGATCCTGTTAGAGATAAAGAAACGATTGATATAGAATTACAATTAAAAGATTTAGAAACCGTTGAAAAGCGTCTAGAAAGGGTAAAAAGAACTGCAAAAACAGGAAACAAAGAAGCGCAAGCAGAATTAGTTGTTTTGTTAAAAATTGAAGAAACTTTATTAAAAGGAGTTTCTGTAAGAACTTTAGAGTTTACAGAAAAAGAAATGGAATTTGTACAACCTTTGCAATTTATTACAGCAAAACCAGTATTGTATGTTTGTAATGTTGATGAAAATTCCGCAGTTTCTGGAAATGATTATGTTGATCAAATAAAAGAAGCTGTAAAGGATGAAAACGCAGAAGTTATTGTATTAGCTGTTGGTACGGAGGCAGATATAACCGAATTAGATGATTACGAAGAACGACAAATGTTTTTGGCAGATATTGGTTTAGAAGAAGCAGGCGTTGCAAGATTAATCCGTTCTGCCTACAAATTACTAAATTTACAAACCTATTTTACTGCTGGGGTAAAAGAAGTAAGAGCTTGGACAATTCCTATTGGAGCAACTGCGCCACAAGCAGCAGGAGTAATTCATACCGATTTTGAAAAAGGATTTATTAGAGCAGAAACGATTGCCTATAATGATTATGTTACCTATGGTTCTGAAGCAAAGGTAAAGGAGGCTGGTAAAATGAAGGTAGAAGGGAAGGATTACATTGTAAAAGATGGCGATGTGATGCATTTTAGATTTAATGTTTAA
- a CDS encoding carboxypeptidase-like regulatory domain-containing protein translates to MTKKLLFTFLFFFGCFPLISQTITGKIVDKVSLEPIQNVAIITNLNRGSTSDIHGEFTLQSKNLESITFSSLGYVTLTLSFDQIKKLNYTILLVEKVNKLDEIQLNLAKISLDSILIKTQKSMKENYVSGALNSRFYSKENSVINFKKLELDLDKSSLLNGKNRKKAKNELTEYAANLKNSNPNFSNEFYGNIRTKKVYSEKTKKYLNIDKVDSVQGYKSMQNKKKITIEEAQKDLQNIVLKHLHKNETYKVSSGLFPIEDSLSIKEVINEVDSVQIKNTFNEYPAMSGFNTASVRAKFFNFKKQKNFLNEKYYHHNLENNTFIGTQLLYVLRFEPKKSKSKYSGKIFINPRDFTIAKIEYEFADGKRGQNLNLKWLLGIKVSEDTNKVTLLYEKNKANKVYVSYYKETRGTYAYVHRPIKFKENSATKNKVKFDIKIELDTKEITEVLVLDSYKIEAEETKPVTKDNPKKRFGYMSFDTYMKTNWKNRQLITDYLQKWK, encoded by the coding sequence ATGACTAAAAAATTACTTTTTACTTTTCTTTTTTTCTTCGGATGTTTCCCTTTAATTTCTCAAACTATTACAGGTAAAATAGTAGACAAGGTTTCTTTAGAACCGATACAAAATGTGGCAATTATTACAAATTTAAATAGAGGAAGTACTTCTGATATACATGGAGAATTCACTTTACAAAGTAAAAATTTAGAATCAATTACATTTTCAAGTTTGGGCTATGTGACACTAACTTTAAGTTTTGATCAAATTAAAAAGCTTAATTACACGATTTTATTGGTAGAAAAAGTTAATAAGTTAGATGAAATTCAATTGAATTTAGCAAAAATTTCTTTGGATTCTATTTTGATAAAAACACAAAAAAGTATGAAAGAAAATTACGTTTCAGGAGCTTTAAATAGTCGTTTTTACAGCAAAGAAAATAGTGTTATAAATTTTAAAAAACTCGAACTGGATTTAGACAAAAGTTCTTTACTAAACGGAAAAAATAGAAAAAAAGCTAAAAATGAATTGACAGAATATGCTGCTAACTTAAAAAATAGTAATCCTAATTTTTCAAATGAATTTTATGGAAATATAAGAACAAAAAAAGTGTATTCAGAAAAAACAAAAAAGTATTTAAATATAGATAAGGTTGACAGTGTACAAGGTTATAAATCGATGCAAAACAAGAAAAAAATTACCATAGAAGAAGCTCAAAAAGATTTGCAAAATATCGTTTTAAAACATCTTCATAAAAATGAAACTTATAAAGTAAGTTCTGGTTTGTTTCCAATTGAAGATTCACTTTCTATAAAAGAAGTAATCAATGAAGTGGATTCTGTGCAAATTAAAAATACTTTTAACGAATATCCTGCCATGAGTGGTTTTAACACAGCAAGTGTAAGAGCTAAATTCTTTAATTTTAAAAAACAAAAAAACTTTTTAAACGAAAAATATTACCATCATAATTTAGAAAATAATACTTTTATAGGAACCCAATTATTGTATGTTTTACGTTTTGAACCCAAAAAATCAAAGTCTAAATACAGTGGGAAAATCTTTATAAATCCAAGAGATTTTACAATTGCTAAAATTGAATATGAATTTGCAGACGGAAAAAGAGGTCAGAATTTAAATTTAAAATGGTTATTGGGTATTAAAGTTTCAGAAGACACGAATAAAGTAACCTTATTGTATGAAAAAAATAAAGCAAACAAAGTATATGTTTCTTATTACAAAGAAACTAGAGGAACGTATGCTTATGTGCATCGACCGATAAAATTTAAAGAAAATTCTGCAACAAAAAACAAAGTAAAATTCGATATTAAGATAGAATTAGATACAAAAGAAATTACAGAAGTTTTAGTTTTAGATAGTTATAAAATTGAAGCCGAAGAAACAAAACCAGTTACTAAAGACAATCCAAAAAAACGATTTGGGTATATGTCTTTTGATACTTACATGAAGACCAATTGGAAAAACAGACAATTAATTACTGATTATTTACAAAAATGGAAATAA